In Scatophagus argus isolate fScaArg1 chromosome 5, fScaArg1.pri, whole genome shotgun sequence, a genomic segment contains:
- the bicra gene encoding BRD4-interacting chromatin-remodeling complex-associated protein isoform X1: protein MDDEDGRCLLDVICDPEALNDFLHGSETHLDTDDLLDGSSDPTSSFFSTTGGHVPEVQPAVQLSANEPTGLPRVSVDLDFLEDEDILGGSPGGEGGSNGIGTNHEPCDILQQSLAEANITEQSLQEAEAELDLGSFGIPGLTQVVQTLPDASLSGAGGTAVGVGIGVGVGGAAAIFPGSAPSTTATPPNATADMLGSVLAQQGLQLQPQVMNKAISVQPFMQPVGLGNVTLQPISSLQALPNGSQSGHLGIGQIQVVGQPTVMTINQSGQPILAKAMGGYQLHQSGPEVSGAGSQPGLGGSGGGLLIQGNKATLGSPALNGPAVCVSSTNSSSGGTMTAPTGLVGFGSTPLSSGIGPQTQPQGQIMQNVIIQRTPTPIQPKPPQGGSIQPKLFKQQQQQQQQPQPAPQPLQNDAHKALGLQQLPVSTAQNVAFLTGKPGSNVVLSTQATTQGPQFQQTLFKQQAAQPSGKPLSVHLLNQPGSIVIPSQTVLQGQNHQFLLPQLQAGGQILTQHPGGHIITSQGPGGQLIANQILTANQNINLGQVLTSQGHPGAAHILSGPIQLQPGQMGTPTLFQMPVSLAQSQSQTQTHTVSGHAQTVIQGMPIQNSLTMLSQVEGLSPAVSLQPALQPQPGGVPSSSSAGAATMAQGQPGECVTVLGSSTDQAAHPTQQHVPQPSILTMHTASSVSTATTVPSSSPSMSVPTSCSVTAVGLVPPQAQHSPGRLLFTNQGSSMILSQESLQMFLQQEQHHQTENDSTPSVGVPASVIVSSNSITAPAPAVHDSQLTDSWVGQSHSPSPGPSHMTAVVKQVPSSGHKQPLKIQGMSPSPALTTHTTAPTVADSPQPSQSPLTLSQQIQSPHHQQQSHPPSQPQPQPQSQTPSRSCTPSSHPPLFIVHNQIAESPQPAPQGPPQQTQPQQAHIQVQLQPQPRPASQPAPYQQDIPPMSQSPKPPAAPPAQHQFTAPPVSTSATAVVKAHVPIQGLTAEQQHHLQLVGAQIQTLSGITQPSPQQKLLLDKLHQVQQNILLQTKQPALPQTQPQPQPQPQATSQFSSQQDVPVDKVVIASAASTGAPAQLSSVLQPTPVLVKTPVTASSDLQVFSGAQGPAGAMVNQTVTPASLTQPAQVQPKPGVISSVGGMTLGKGGMQIQVLGASLTQMPAPQPPAPVPTQTTTIKMPFSAEPSKEARMLEQLRKQQGSVLHPNYSAPFHSFEDTLHRLLPYHLYQGTANSSQDYQRVDDEFERVSCQLLKRTQAMLDKYRYLLFAESKQRLGPSAEMVMIDRMFIQEEKIALNQDRILARERPEEFVANARMLESVVSSHQKSSSAEPTSVSGGVATAVPAPAPAAPTSAPLLNIVPNPPPGPAPAPALAPAPAPAPAPAPAPAPAPVPAPAPAPAQAPAPAPALAPAPAPAPAPAPSATPSSTPFPPTKLVIKQGGGGASVSWSSSCPAPPAATSRLVSEPTSQSASFSRAPAASSSFNSQVADDDDDALPQRTSKPPIKTYEARRRIGLKLKIKQDQTGFSKVVHNTALDPVHTPQPQQSSQSTSQPQTQPQFEAVVPHSKSHPLSTSSTTVIRTQPPVCAASSASSVTIATTQCNPTLRGNVPTSAAPSSSTSSSHSWSLSTSSSTQMNGTLDHHDVGGVKHNSASTATHSQTTCRLPLRKTYRENISPRVRPGVPGGGDESLSYPRPTPSPPRHEASSPPSERTVIASVKVEKRGREASHAHTESSHETGRLGSTMQGLDDMDEVFNRGIKSTQHHLPQLLDREGPKDRGEEHTDKETDVSKYKRASGKNRHRAGGTFRMDQHAPGPPSPESSFTRDSLLPAKRCKSDSPDMDNASFSSGSPPDDSLNEHLQCAIDSILNLQQEPSARGHHIKGGNSRSHQHQSQRPGGPAASSHRPSVPPSSSASSSSLAQHPQVGGRGHNGSLVPQTQSR from the exons ATGGATGATGAAGACGGCAGGTGCCTTCTAGATGTAATTTG tgacCCAGAAGCTCTCAATGACTTTCTTCATGGATCTGAGACCCAT TTGGACACTGACGACCTTTTGGATGGTTCGAGTGACCCCACCAGCTCGTTCTTCTCTACCACTGGG GGCCATGTTCCAGAGGTCCAGCCTGCAGTCCAGCTGTCGGCCAATGAGCCAACAGGCCTGCCTAGGGTCAGTGTTGACTTGGACTTTCTGGAGGATGAAGACATCTTGGGAGGATCCCCAGGTGGTGAAGGTGGGAGCAATGGCATTGGGACAAATCACGAGCCCTGTGACATCCTGCAGCAGAGCTTGGCTGAAGCCAACATCACAGAGCAAAGCCTACAGGAGGCAGAGGCCGAGCTGGACCTGGGCTCCTTTGGAATCCCAGGCCTTACGCAGGTGGTTCAGACACTGCCTGATGCCAGCCTTTCTGGGGCTGGAGGCACTGCTGTTGGTGTAGGCATAGGCGTTGGCGTTGGGGGAGCAGCAGCAATTTTCCCAGGATCTGCCCCGAGCACCACTGCTACTCCTCCCAACGCCACAGCTGATATGCTCGGATCAGTGCTTGCTCAGCAGGGCCTTCAACTGCAACCCCAGGTCATGAACAAGGCCATTAGTGTTCAGCCATTTATGCAGCCTGTGGGCCTGGGAAATGTGACGCTTCAACCCATTTCAAGTCTCCAAGCTCTTCCTAATGGGAGTCAGTCTGGACATTTGGGGATCGGACAGATTCAGGTTGTGGGTCAGCCTACAGTCATGACTATCAATCAGTCTGGGCAGCCTATCCTGGCTAAAGCCATGGGTGGTTACCAGCTGCACCAGTCTGGGCCAGAGGTATCAGGTGCTGGTTCTCAGCCAGGGCTTGGTGGCTCAGGGGGTGGACTTCTGATCCAAGGTAACAAAGCCACTTTGGGATCTCCAGCTTTAAATggaccagctgtgtgtgtcagcagcacaaacagcagcagtggtggcaCAATGACTGCTCCTACTGGGCTTGTGGGCTTTGGCAGTACCCCTCTGAGTTCAGGAATTGGACCCCAGACCCAACCTCAAGGTCAAATCATGCAGAACGTGATCATCCAGCGCACACCAACACCCATTCAGCCTAAACCCCCTCAGGGTGGATCCATTCAACCGAAACTcttcaaacagcaacagcaacagcagcagcagccacagccagCACCCCAGCCCCTGCAAAACGATGCCCACAAGGCTCTAGGGCTGCAGCAACTTCCAGTTTCTACTGCTCAGAATGTAGCCTTCTTGACAGGAAAACCAGGCTCTAATGTTGTCCTGAGTACTCAAGCCACAACACAAGGCCCTCAGTTTCAACAAACTCTATTCAAACAGCAAGCAGCACAACCATCTGGAAAGCCCCTTAGTGTACACCTGTTGAACCAACCAGGCAGCATCGTTATTCCCTCTCAAACAGTTCTGCAAGGCCAGAACCACCAGTTCCTTCTGCCGCAGCTACAGGCAGGTGGGCAGATCCTGACCCAGCACCCGGGGGGCCACATCATAACTAGTCAGGGTCCTGGTGGACAGCTCATTGCAAACCAGATTTTAACTGCAAACCAGAACATCAACTTGGGTCAGGTGCTGACTTCACAGGGCCACCCTGGGGCTGCCCACATCCTGTCTGGACCCATTCAGCTCCAGCCTGGCCAGATGGGCACACCCACCCTCTTTCAGATGCCTGTCTCACTGGCTCAGAGTCAAAGCCAGACACAGACCCACACTGTCTCAGGTCATGCCCAGACAGTAATACAGGGCATGCCAATCCAGAACTCCCTGACCATGCTTAGTCAGGTGGAGGGGCTGAGCCCTGCAGTCAGTCTTCAGCCAGCCCTACAACCCCAGCCAGGCGGAgtccccagcagcagcagtgcaggaGCAGCAACCATGGCACAAGGTCAGCCAGGAGAGTGTGTTACGGTGCTGGGTAGCTCCACAGACCAGGCTGCTCATCCCACTCAGCAGCATGTACCACAGCCCTCTATCCTCACCATGCACACAGCTTCCTCTGTGTCCACAGCCACCACAGTACCCTCGTCTTCTCCGTCCATGTCGGTGCCCACCTCTTGCTCCGTCACAGCAGTGGGGCTGGTCCCCCCTCAGGCTCAGCACAGTCCAGGGAGGTTACTCTTCACCAACCAGGGCTCCAGTATGATCCTGAGCCAGGAGTCTCTGCAGATGTTCCTGCAACAG GAGCAGCACCACCAAACAGAGAATGACTCAACCCCCTCTGTGGGCGTACCAGCGTCTGTAATCgtcagcagcaacagcatcacTGCTCCGGCCCCTGCTGTCCATGACAGCCAATTAACTGACTCGTGGGTGGGTCAGAGCCACAGCCCTTCCCCTGGCCCCTCCCACATGACAGCAGTGGTAAAGCAG GTACCCTCCAGTGGACATAAACAGCCCCTGAAGATCCAGGGCATGTCCCCCTCACCGGCCTTGACTACTCACACCACAGCGCCCACAGTGGCAGACAGCCCGCAGCCTTCCCAGTCTCCTCTCACTCTGAGCCAGCAGATCCAGTCGCCACACCATCAACAGCAGTCGCATCCTCCCTCTCAGcctcagccacagccacagtctCAAACCCCCTCCCGCTCATGCACACCCTCATCTCACCCTCCGCTTTTTATTGTCCATAACCAAATAGCGGAGTCCCCCCAACCAGCTCCACAAGGCCCGCCACAACAGACGCAGCCCCAGCAGGCACACATTCAAGTTCAGCTACAGCCGCAGCCACGGCCAGCTTCTCAGCCCGCCCCTTATCAACAAGATATTCCTCCTATGTCACAGTCACCGAAGCCTCCTGCTGCACCACCTGCACAGCACCAGTTTACTGCTCCTCCTGTGAGCACTTCCGCTACTGCTGTAGTGAAAGCCCATGTTCCCATTCAGGgcctgacagcagagcagcagcaccacctgcAATTAGTAGGAGCGCAAATTCAGACCCTGTCAGGCATCACCCAGCCCTCTCCTCAGCAGAAACTGCTGCTGGATAAGCTGCACCAG GTTCAGCAGAACATCCTGCTGCAGACCAAGCAGCCTGCTCTGCCACAGACTCAACCACAGCCTCAACCACAGCCTCAAGCCACCAGTCAGTTCAGCTCCCAGCAAGATGTGCCTGTTGATAAAGTGGTGATTGCATCTGCAGCCAGCACTGGTGCGCCTGCTCAGCTTTCCTCGGTGCTGCAGCCGACGCCAGTGCTCGTCAAAACTCCTGTTACAG CATCAAGTGACTTACAGGTATTCTCAGGAGCCCAAGGACCAGCTGGAGCAATGGTGAATCAGACTGTCACTCCTGCAAGCCTTACCCAGCCTGCACAG GTTCAGCCAAAGCCAGGGGTGATCAGCTCAGTTGGAGGGATGACTTTGGGGAAAGGTGGCATGCAGATACAGGTGTTAGGAGCTAGTTTGACTCAGATGCCTGCTCCACAGCCGCCAGCTCCTGTACCCACTCAG acaacaacaataaagatGCCTTTCAGTGCAGAGCCCAGCAAAGAAGCCAG GATGCTTGAACAGCTGAGGAAACAGCAGGGTTCAGTGCTTCACCCAAACTACAGTGCTCCTTTCCACTCCTTTGAGGACACATTACACAGACTGCTGCCTTATCATCTCTACCAGGGAACTGCCAACTCTTCTCAAGATTATCAAAGAG TGGATGATGAATTTGAGAGGGTCTCCTGCCAGCTGCTGAAGAGGACCCAGGCCATGTTGGATAAATATCGCTACCTGCTCTTTGCCGAGTCCAAA CAGAGACTGGGCCCCTCGGCAGAGATGGTGATGATTGACCGGATGTTCATACAGGAGGAGAAGATAGCATTGAATCAGGACAGGATTTTGGCCAGAGAGAGACCAG AGGAGTTTGTGGCAAATGCACGCATGTTGGAGAGTGTAGTTTCATCGCATCAGAAATCATCTTCTGCAGAGCCCACCTCAGTGAGTGGAGGTGTAGCTACTGCTGTGCCCGCTCCAGCGCCTGCAGCTCCAACCTCAGCACCTCTTCTAAACATCGTCCCAAACCCTCCTCCAGGACCAGCTCCCGCTCCTGCTCTtgctcctgctccagctcctgctcctgctcctgctccagctcctgctccagctccagTTCCAGccccagctccagctccagcccAAGCTCCAGCCCCAGCCCCAGCTCTAGCCCCAGCCCCAGCTCCAGCCCCAGCTCCAGCACCTTCTGCCACTCCTTCCTCCACCCCTTTCCCCCCGACCAAACTAGTAATAAagcagggtggaggaggagcgtCTGTGTCCTGGTCCAGCAGCTGCCCCGCACCTCCAGCTGCGACAAGCAGGCTGGTGTCTGAACCCACGAGCCAGAGCGCCTCCTTCAGTCGTGCTCCTGCAGCATCGTCATCTTTCAACTCTCAAGTGGctgatgatgacgacgatgcTCTCCCGCAGAGAACCAGCAAACCGCCAATCAAGACCTACGAAGCTCGCAGGAGAATTGGCTTGAAGCTTAAGATCAAGCAGGATCAAACGGGGTTCAGCAAGGTAGTCCACAACACTGCCTTAGATCCAGTGCACACACCTCAGCCTCAGCAGAGCAGCCAGTCCACGTCGCAGCCTCAGACTCAGCCTCAGTTTGAAGCTGTTGTACCGCATTCAAAGTCCCACCCTTTATCAACTTCTTCTACCACAGTCATCAGAACGCAGCCCCCCGTATGTGCTGCTTCTTCAGCCTCATCAGTCACCATAGCAACCACTCAGTGTAATCCGACATTGAGAGGTAATGTTCCCACTAGTGCGGCACCATCTTCCTCTACCTCTTCCTCTCATAGTTGGTCTttgtccacctcctcctccactcagATGAACGGGACATTGGATCATCACGACGTGGGTGGGGTCAAACATAATTCTGCCTCCACTGCCACTCACTCACAGACAACTTGTCGTCTCCCACTTCGAAAAACCTACAGAGAAAACATTAGTCCCCGGGTCAGGCCTGGTGTCCCAGGGGGAGGAGACGAGAGTTTGTCCTACCCCAGACCCACGCCGTCACCCCCCAGGCACGAGGCCTCATCTCCTCCCTCAGAGCGGACAGTGATAGCCAGTGTGAAGGTGGAGAAAAGAGGCAGGGAGGCCTCGCACGCTCACACAGAGTCGAGCCATGAAACGGGCCGCTTAGGTAGTACAATGCAGGGGCTGGACGACATGGACGAGGTGTTTAACCGGGGTATCAAATCCACACAGCACCATCTGCCACAGCTGTTAGACAGGGAAGGGCCGAAGGACAGAGGGGAggagcacacagacaaagaaacagatgtAAGTAAATACAAGCGGGCGAGTGGAAAAAATAGACATAGGGCAGGTGGGACATTCAGAATGGACCAGCATGCCCCCGGGCCCCCCTCTCCAGAGTCCTCCTTCACACGAGACTCTTTGCTTCCTGCCAAACGCTGCAAGTCAGACTCCCCTGACATGGATAATGCCAGCTTCTCCAGCGGCAGCCCTCCGGACGACTCTCTGAATGAGCACCTGCAGTGCGCCATCGACAGCATCCTAAACCTGCAGCAGGAGCCCTCTGCCCGCGGGCACCACATTAAAGGGGGCAACAGCAGGTCCCATCAACACCAAAGCCAGCGCCCAGGGGGCCCGGCAGCCTCATCCCACAGACCCTCAgtcccaccctcctcctctgcttcctcgtCCTCCTTGGCCCAGCACCCTCAGGTTGGTGGCCGTGGCCACAATGGCAGCCTGGTGCCCCAGACTCAAAGTAGATAA